The nucleotide sequence TTCCCCATCATCAGAGTCAGCAGCCCGGCGGCAGTCAGACTCCGGCTTCCCCGGTCAATGCACGTGGACCCCACCTTCGATGTTTCTCCGATTAAGCCTGCCCACGAGAGCCCCTTGGTTCCGGATCGCCcggccccacctcccccgctgCTAGTGGATGGGGGCCCGGCATACACCGTCAGTCGGCTCCTGCGCTCCAGACCCCGCGGCAGGGGTCTCCAATACCTGGTCGATTGGCAGGGTtatggacctgaggagaggtCCTGGGTACAGGCAcgtcacatcctggacaagGAGCTAGGTCGGGACACACGGATCAGCCTTCACGACCCAGGAGAGTAGGTCGTGCCAGACCTCGGAGGCCCGAACCAGACCTGGAGGCGGAGAACGAGGACCGTGGGTTGGAGTCGTCAGGGTCACAGGagttctgacccccccacccacccttccCCAGGAGGGCGACCCTGGACTTTACTTGGGGACGTCGGGGGACGTCCCTTGAGGGGGGGCACTGTCACAGCTGTAACGGTAACTCTATGCGCTGCTCAATGGTCAACACTGGACTTGAATCAACTTCAGCAGCCACCAACAATTTTTCAGGTTCCACATGATGTAACCTTGACTTGAGAACCCCTAACTTGGACATGTAAAAGAAAATGTAAGGTCTATCGTCAAAGAATCTGTTTAAAGGCCTAAATCCAGCTTAAAATGCTCTGCGATCCTCACCAGTTGTTCTCTCAAACAGTGGTCCAAAACATCCTCTGTTGGAGCTCTTAAAAAAATCCTCTACAGAAGTAATTTGCGAGAACTGATTGAATTTCTTACCTGCCCCGATTTGTCGCAACCAGTATGATACTAAAACAAATTGCAATTCACTTGGTATCGAGCTCCTGTCCAGCACCTCCACAGTCAAATCATTATTGCTGCCAGTCCCTCTGTCTGCCTAACCAAAAGCgtgtgtagtatctgaagcctgtgcatctatactgctcacaaaaaaggagcactttaaagaaacacattagatACATCAGATCTCAATATGAAGTTGGATATCTATACAAATAACGACAGGGCAGTGTCTTAGGAACAAAAGGATGccaagtcttttaatggaaataaaagttttcagcctACAGAGGGCTCAATCGTGTAGACACcataaaatcagagtgaaatgaagatgtggcaggctagtccattttttccaaaacttaatttctgcaactcaaaatgcttttcagtattctgtgtggcccccacgagcTTGTATGCATGCTTGACAACGTcgcggcatgctcctaatgagacgacggatggtgtcttgtggcatttcctcccagatctgtgtgaggGCATCCCTAAGCTGTtgtacagtctgaggagcaacctggTGGCGCCTAATGGAccgaaacataatgtcccagagatgttctattgggtttaagtcATGGGATCGTGAAGGCCATTCAATTTttttcaattccttcatcctccagatactgcctgcatactcttgccATGTGAGGCCTGGCATTGTCGTGcattaggaggaaaccaggacctactgcaccagcgtagggtctgacaatgggttcaaggatttcatctcgataccttatggcagtcagagcaccatttcctaggcaatagaggtctgtgcgtccctccatggatatgcctccccagaccatcactgacccaccaccaaacctgtcatgttgaacgacgttgcaggcagcataacgttctccttgtcttctccagactctttcacgtctatcacaggtgctcagggtgaacctgctctcgtctgtgaaaagtacagggcgccagtggcggacttgccaattctggtgttcttgagcaaatgccagtcgagctccacggtgctgggcattgagcacagggcccactacaggacgtcgggccctcaggccaccttcatgaagtctgttcctgattgtttgggtagagacattcacaccagtggccctctggaggtcattctgtagggcacgagcagtgctcagcctgttccgccttgcacaaaggagcaggtatcggtcctgctgaggggttgaggaccttctacggccctgtccagctctccgagaataaccaccagtctcctgaaatctcctccatgttctggagattgtgctgggagacacattaaaccttcttgctgcagcacgtgtggatgtgccatcctggagaagttggacaacctgtgcaacttctgtagggttaaggaatcgcctcatactgccagtagagataattACGCAAGCCAAAATCAGAACaagtggaaaaccagccaaaaaagatcaagagggagaaacttgaaatgacctccacatgtaaaaccagtcctgttttgagggttttctaattgttgccactgaagtgcaccagttgttaattccatgaacaccaatacagctgaaattgattaacaaggccctcagctgcttaaccaaccagaaaattatcagacaggtttaattcaattcatgccaggcccaataaaaaaagtgttcctttaatttttgtgagcagtgtattctgtgcatgcctttacttctgtaaCACCGCAATGTGTTTAGCAGTCAGCCTGGTGCCATATTAGGATACGCTCCACATGTGTCCCGTGTCTTCTGCCTTACTGTAAGATTGCAATGGAAGTCTTGTTATTGCTAAGCGAAGCTGCTAAGAGGTGACGCTGGAGCCCGTaggctcctggttgttctccatatgaggatgtgtatcATGAAGCCTTTCCACTActcccatttttggtactaactgaactctatgccattgggtttgtttcatgaggtcatcagaaaagaatgtgtttacttgactgtataagaaggagctatcgatgtaaacacttcggagttcttcaccaacgggaccgcgaaacctccctcaggcaagctgcagcgtccaattgatacctgactgttctctccaataaacatctatgataaccaagtcggtgtctgcgaagattccttcctcatcaacacatctcagCTACAACCAGAAGAAATTCACAACACTTGCTAAACAGATTCCAAAGGAATCAACTCTGAAACCTGTTGGGGTCAGAACAGTGGCAAATAAATGAGTTTTCACAGATTACAGCCAAAAATCTACTCAATCAATGCATTGCAAAACACGAAATACTCACAACCACAGCCATTTTTCCAAGGCCATTCATACCCAAAGCGAAAACCACAATACCGGACGAGCCACCATTTGTCTCAATTTGGCAGTTGACAGTTTGTGCCAGTTGAGACCAGACAGGTGTAGAGCTAAAAGAAAACTGATTTTTATTTACAAACAGCTAAGGCTCCAAAGCTAACAAAACACTCATCACCAGTAAAGTATTAACAAAGGTTTGGTAGACCCAGGGAAAATGGCAGCACAGAAGCATAGACTGTGGGAAGAACAGGTAGCAGGGACATCCAGCCAAGAGATGGAGGGATTGGGATTGTGCCATTTAAAAAGCAGCACCAGGTGCAGCCAATCACACCGCTCAGGACCTGCGACACACTGAGAGGCAAAGTCACAGAGACTCCTAGTGTCCAGGAGGTGACACTGGGGTCATCACAAAGCTATCTTCCAACTGCAGCATTTTAGATGGTCTTATATTCGATTCCAGAATTAGTTGGAATCTCATTGAACCCATTCTTCCCTCTATCTGTGAAGCATTACCAATGCCTGCAACACAACCCTAAGCATGAAGGACAACTCTCATGTCAGCAGAAATCTGTACTCTTAATGAAATTATGTCCCTTAATACACAAAAATAGATTTACTTGTGGTGGCCAAAGAGTTCTGTTTTAAACTCACTAGTTGACAGGACTTATTTCCAAAATTAATCAGGTTTGTCTGGTTGTTCTTTTACAAATGTtggatgctgtttttttttttctttttttgcatgaACATTTTCTTCTGATCATATTTTTGCAGGTGTAGCTGAACTGTTAAAAATTAAACCACATGTTTTCTAAAGTGATGATCTGTCTTGTGATATCCAGGTGTGTGGACTGTTGGGGGACTTGAGGTCACAACAGGAAAAGTGTCTTCTATTGAAGCAATGAATGGCTCCACAGTCCTGTTGCCCTGCACCTACTCCTCCTGCATTGGCATCCAGAGACTCTACTTCAATTGGCATTTTAATAACAATGGAACCATGGTCAAGGTATGTACTGTTTCTAAGTATGTACTGTATGAGTAAATTAACCTGACTCTAATTTGTATATATTATGTAAGTATTGTGAAGCAGTGATTCCCAGTGAGGATGTGGAGCCCAGAGTGAAAGTGCTTCATGAGCGTGTGGAGTTTGTTGGTTCCTCCAAGAACAGCAACATCTCCATCCTTCTATGGAACATCACCTTTGAAGATGAAGGAGACTACATCTGTTTTGCCAAAAATCCAAAAGAGAAGAATCGAAACCACAGTGCAGTCTTCACCCTCATAGTGGTGGATCAAAGTAAGTGATTCTCCTTTCAGATATTAGAGTTCGAGAGTGCTTTGTAATCACTGACAATGGTGCCAAAGCACTATTTATGCTCTTGCAAACATGTAGGAATAACCTTCATGTTATCTATTACATTTGGGTTCAAAAGGTAGTATTCCTTATGTAGTGTACTGCTGCTATTGGGCTAATCACACTGTTCAACCATTGATTTTTCTGATCAGTTTCGTGCCATATACACGTTATCGCCCAGCTTCTCAGCAATTACCATAATGCAATAAATAACACTATCCCAAATCATTATTTATATTGCTTCTTgtacagtcaaaattgtctctaggcactttacagaaatcAACAGCCTGACCCTCAGCAAGcaggggaaaataaaaactctCCATTAACAAGAAaagaccttgagcaggactgggCTCATATTGGAGATCATCCTGCTAATGGCTGGATGGGCAGAGGAGAAGGGGTAGCGTGGAGGAgaacaaaaaaatacataaattaaAGAGGATATGGGAGCAACACAATAACTACACTAGAAAATGTAGGGGAGAAGAAGCTATGAACCAAAAATTAGATGATCCTgatctaaatatgataattaattTGAGTAGAATAATGACCGTAACTGCAAATGACTTTGTACTCTGACTGAAGCGTCAGTAAAGTTAGTGAGAAGAATCTCTTTTTCAGAGTTCATCCAAGAGTTGACTAATGTCTTCCCTGAGGTGAGTTATACATCTTCCTGCTTTCAAACAGTCCTTGTACGGGGTGGTGGATAGTGGGCTGTGTTGAAGCAGATGTGACTTTTACCTGGTTTGCTGCACTGCCTGGTGGCTTGTActgctctttctcctttttACACTGCTGTTCGAAGTTTTGTATTTATATTACACCAATTGAAGCAAAATATCCCCCACTGTATTATAGGAGATTATACTGCATATCAATGATCTTTACTAGGTAAAGATACAAATTTTCAATTTAACATTATTGTTTAATAACCAACACCCCAACTGCTCTGTTCACTTTTTGCAAACCGTTACCATAGTAACGGCCAATGTTGTTACTTCTGCAATTAAAGTAT is from Takifugu rubripes chromosome 11, fTakRub1.2, whole genome shotgun sequence and encodes:
- the LOC101064058 gene encoding sodium channel subunit beta-4 isoform X4 yields the protein MASLDRSVSGWLRSGDLLHTGLIIALLLGVWTVGGLEVTTGKVSSIEAMNGSTVLLPCTYSSCIGIQRLYFNWHFNNNGTMVKYCEAVIPSEDVEPRVKVLHERVEFVGSSKNSNISILLWNITFEDEGDYICFAKNPKEKNRNHSAVFTLIVVDQIKSVWLAPQGMTTQKMDFQEPKLTTKIRQRHK
- the LOC101064058 gene encoding sodium channel subunit beta-4 isoform X2, with product MRSPAQNCGPKITAARPLLLPLLLMSISGVWTVGGLEVTTGKVSSIEAMNGSTVLLPCTYSSCIGIQRLYFNWHFNNNGTMVKYCEAVIPSEDVEPRVKVLHERVEFVGSSKNSNISILLWNITFEDEGDYICFAKNPKEKNRNHSAVFTLIVVDQMKEDDNTLTVFIVSVLGGVIGLVIIVMVIKAVVLHFLRKGNEKNKECLVSTSGNDNTENGLSGAKADNKDTPKA
- the LOC101064058 gene encoding sodium channel subunit beta-4 isoform X5, which produces MASLDRSVSGWLRSGDLLHTGLIIALLLGVWTVGGLEVTTGKVSSIEAMNGSTVLLPCTYSSCIGIQRLYFNWHFNNNGTMVKYCEAVIPSEDVEPRVKVLHERVEFVGSSKNSNISILLWNITFEDEGDYICFAKNPKEKNRNHSAVFTLIVVDQKFIQELTNVFPEVSYTSSCFQTVLVRGGG
- the LOC101064058 gene encoding sodium channel subunit beta-4 isoform X1, which produces MASLDRSVSGWLRSGDLLHTGLIIALLLGVWTVGGLEVTTGKVSSIEAMNGSTVLLPCTYSSCIGIQRLYFNWHFNNNGTMVKYCEAVIPSEDVEPRVKVLHERVEFVGSSKNSNISILLWNITFEDEGDYICFAKNPKEKNRNHSAVFTLIVVDQMKEDDNTLTVFIVSVLGGVIGLVIIVMVIKAVVLHFLRKGNEKNKECLVSTSGNDNTENGLSGAKADNKDTPKA